Proteins from a genomic interval of Collinsella sp. zg1085:
- a CDS encoding discoidin domain-containing protein, with protein MHTTRNARMRQAATKMLLCVMFCVASLCVSAQLVHAEEVNLAFNKHAEASSREAANLGPANAFDGNKTAKSSRWASVADATSSQDGGPHWLYVDLGREETVTKVRLTWEMRKAKGYKIQVATGDAAPAADSNNWTTVYETNDHPANKNDEIALTTPSRARFVRLYIEHNTRADPDGGVAWGNVSLYEMEVLGEVTEAQDPTQNIARGAIAAADSSEASSLPASNAIDGSDTTRWASRVDATSSRDGGPHYLYVDFGSTKQVKSLRVLWEMRKAKGYKIQVATGETAPGPTSDAWQTVYSNADRPASINDTIELSEVHRARFVRVLIEHNTYADPDGGTAWGNISLRELEIYGGKPPQSVQSLADEISVTQPAKGDTQLTAHMPQSEAFDVRYNGTDYEQVIGADLSIYQPLVDTTVKVSFKVTEKANPSNYAFREFTVTVPGKYTTAPEDNAAPTIVPELREWKGGSGSFTPTASTRVLYADAAFKMAAEEFAADYAEMFGSKLVVAEGDTPQAGDIVFVRAGADMPGLGNEGYYLAIGESVTVKAAEPTGAYWSTRTLLQALKTSDNQSIPQGFARDYPLYKVRGFMLDVGRKSFSLDFLKQMVKELAWYKLNDFHIHLNDNYIQVEEYTNDTVDEAYSGFRMESDIKAGGNGGLNKADLTSKDMWYSKEDFRNFIKESRAFGVNIIPEFDMPAHSLAFTKVRPDLRTPTNLTRRGNDHLNLATKYNESLAFALSVWNEYMTGDNPVFDTDTTLHIGADEFEADGDAYRRFVNDLFTRIEATGHTARVWGSLSHIRGRQNVQVSGFDARGKRREMNLWNNGWANMKEMYNLGFGLINTNDGRYYVVPNAGYYYDYLNNNTVYNEAINSLGGVTIPAGDEQMLGGTFAVWNDMTGKKENGMSEYDIWDRIHRSAGHFGAAVWGKGAKSVNNITTAVAALGEAPGTNFGYRTPANEAGMIAQFNMDSLNDATGKTSALEPSGDAAIKEVDGKQALDLTQAGSSVNTGLTTVGLGNSLRVKVKRMSDSTVEQVLFESPYGAIMAVQKETGCVGISREGRDYSFNYTLPVGEWVELEFKNQKETTTLYVNGQEVSTIGKAGRGQLKATNMFPLARIGSAEHGFVGYVDDVRVATNADYATTTPLDKTIVKAASIAKLTKDAELKTVLDDARALMHTTNPSAEDMNAMVERLNERVAKLSFKKADYSEVDALLAAIPADLSVFSEESVAALTAARAGVSRDLPQNMQDFVNQYATNVKDAMRELKKRSVMGPEVQGMTVTASSEETSSETAPARYAVDGNESTFWHSKYSAPADHAPFWLTLALPSAQPVHGFTYVPRQGSSNGRMQQYTLEVSTDGGSSFKKVAEGTVADPSQTTTMTFEKVPGVTHVRLNILKAQPSSSFATAAELKVHAVDESINKTELNALITQVGTLSADNYKDASWEKLQTALTAAREASANDAITFEALTGATDALRESLLYLVAERPEIPQPVMHRVVFKVDGVAYGDPVEVEDGGTVSAPATNPTKENHVFKYWAVEQAPEANAVRAVLAFFRSAAADPEPYDFNTPVTGPLTLFAVFKPVENTNSGSGSGDNNNTGSNPGDNNNTGSENNSNTGENASGNTSNPGANTDNGSHQGGEPNTDNPAIGTNPAGHEPQPNPQGNKPEANGGADKTPEKPNKKKHKSHKKGLPTTGDVVGLATLIGAVGTGAVLIGGGAKRRWH; from the coding sequence ATGCATACAACACGAAACGCACGAATGCGCCAAGCAGCTACAAAAATGCTGCTTTGTGTCATGTTTTGTGTAGCAAGTCTTTGCGTAAGTGCGCAGCTTGTTCATGCAGAAGAGGTCAATCTGGCATTTAACAAACATGCCGAAGCAAGCAGTCGGGAGGCTGCAAATTTGGGACCTGCTAATGCGTTTGACGGCAATAAGACTGCAAAAAGCTCTCGCTGGGCAAGTGTTGCCGATGCAACCAGCAGCCAAGATGGCGGCCCTCACTGGCTCTATGTTGACCTGGGTCGCGAGGAAACTGTCACAAAAGTGCGTCTTACGTGGGAGATGCGCAAGGCAAAGGGCTACAAGATTCAGGTTGCCACCGGTGATGCAGCGCCCGCAGCAGATAGCAACAATTGGACAACGGTCTACGAGACAAACGACCATCCCGCTAACAAAAATGATGAGATTGCATTAACAACGCCAAGCCGGGCGCGTTTTGTTCGCCTGTATATTGAGCATAATACTCGTGCCGACCCTGACGGCGGTGTTGCTTGGGGTAATGTTTCGCTTTATGAGATGGAAGTTTTGGGCGAGGTAACCGAAGCCCAAGACCCCACTCAGAATATTGCGCGCGGCGCCATTGCCGCTGCCGATAGTAGTGAGGCTAGTTCATTACCTGCCAGCAACGCTATTGACGGTAGTGATACCACGCGTTGGGCTAGTAGAGTGGACGCAACTTCAAGCCGAGATGGTGGCCCACACTACCTCTATGTTGATTTTGGTTCAACCAAGCAGGTAAAGTCACTTCGTGTGTTGTGGGAAATGCGCAAGGCAAAGGGCTACAAGATTCAGGTTGCCACAGGAGAAACAGCACCTGGCCCTACTAGTGACGCATGGCAGACGGTTTATAGCAACGCGGACCGTCCGGCAAGCATAAACGACACCATTGAGCTTTCTGAAGTTCATCGCGCACGTTTTGTACGTGTTTTGATTGAGCATAATACCTATGCAGACCCCGATGGCGGTACAGCCTGGGGCAACATCTCTTTGCGTGAGCTTGAAATTTATGGTGGCAAGCCCCCTCAATCGGTTCAAAGCTTAGCCGATGAGATTTCGGTTACTCAGCCAGCAAAAGGCGATACGCAACTTACGGCTCATATGCCGCAATCAGAAGCTTTTGATGTTCGGTATAACGGTACAGACTATGAGCAGGTTATTGGTGCAGACCTGAGTATCTATCAGCCGCTTGTTGATACTACGGTTAAGGTTTCGTTTAAGGTAACTGAAAAGGCAAATCCGTCCAACTATGCTTTCCGTGAGTTTACGGTTACGGTGCCTGGCAAATATACGACAGCTCCCGAAGACAATGCCGCTCCAACCATTGTGCCTGAGTTGCGCGAGTGGAAGGGTGGCAGCGGAAGCTTTACGCCTACAGCTTCTACACGCGTTTTGTATGCTGACGCGGCATTTAAGATGGCTGCTGAGGAGTTTGCGGCAGACTATGCCGAGATGTTTGGCTCAAAGCTAGTAGTAGCTGAGGGCGATACCCCGCAGGCCGGTGATATTGTGTTCGTACGCGCTGGTGCTGACATGCCTGGTCTTGGAAATGAGGGTTACTACCTTGCTATCGGGGAGAGCGTTACGGTAAAGGCTGCTGAGCCAACCGGTGCATATTGGTCAACTCGTACACTTTTGCAGGCGCTTAAAACCTCTGATAACCAGAGCATTCCTCAGGGATTTGCTCGCGATTACCCGTTGTATAAAGTTCGTGGCTTTATGCTGGATGTGGGTCGTAAATCCTTCTCGCTCGATTTCTTAAAGCAAATGGTTAAAGAGCTTGCTTGGTATAAGCTCAATGACTTCCATATTCACCTCAACGACAACTATATTCAGGTTGAGGAATACACTAATGACACCGTTGATGAGGCTTATTCGGGCTTCCGCATGGAGTCTGATATAAAGGCGGGCGGTAACGGCGGTCTTAATAAGGCAGACCTTACCAGCAAAGATATGTGGTATAGCAAGGAAGACTTCCGGAATTTCATTAAGGAATCACGCGCGTTTGGCGTAAACATTATTCCTGAGTTTGACATGCCGGCGCACTCGCTTGCTTTTACCAAGGTTCGTCCTGATTTGCGCACCCCTACCAATCTCACACGCCGTGGTAACGACCACCTTAACCTAGCAACAAAATATAACGAGTCGCTTGCCTTTGCGCTCTCAGTGTGGAATGAATACATGACCGGCGATAATCCGGTGTTTGATACGGATACCACGCTGCATATTGGCGCTGACGAGTTTGAAGCCGATGGTGATGCATATCGTCGCTTTGTAAACGACCTCTTTACCAGAATTGAGGCAACTGGTCATACTGCGCGTGTCTGGGGTTCATTATCTCATATTCGCGGTAGGCAAAATGTTCAGGTAAGCGGCTTTGATGCACGGGGCAAGCGCCGCGAGATGAATCTCTGGAATAATGGCTGGGCCAACATGAAAGAGATGTATAACCTTGGCTTTGGCTTAATCAACACTAACGACGGCCGTTATTATGTGGTGCCTAACGCTGGTTATTACTATGACTACCTCAACAACAATACGGTATACAACGAGGCTATTAACTCTCTTGGCGGTGTCACCATTCCTGCGGGCGACGAGCAGATGCTTGGCGGAACCTTTGCAGTGTGGAATGACATGACCGGCAAGAAAGAAAACGGCATGTCAGAATACGATATTTGGGACCGTATCCATCGCTCAGCTGGTCATTTTGGAGCAGCTGTATGGGGTAAGGGTGCAAAGTCTGTAAATAACATTACAACCGCTGTTGCAGCACTTGGCGAGGCTCCCGGAACCAATTTTGGTTATCGCACTCCTGCTAATGAAGCTGGCATGATTGCGCAATTTAACATGGATAGCCTTAATGACGCTACAGGTAAGACAAGTGCGCTGGAGCCATCAGGCGACGCTGCCATCAAAGAGGTTGACGGCAAGCAGGCGCTTGACCTTACTCAGGCGGGTAGCTCGGTTAATACCGGCCTGACCACCGTTGGTCTGGGTAATAGTCTGCGCGTTAAAGTGAAGCGCATGAGCGATTCAACCGTTGAGCAGGTTTTGTTTGAGAGTCCCTACGGTGCCATTATGGCAGTGCAAAAAGAGACTGGTTGCGTTGGCATATCGCGCGAGGGACGCGATTACTCCTTCAATTACACGCTGCCGGTAGGCGAATGGGTTGAACTTGAATTTAAGAACCAAAAGGAAACCACGACCCTTTATGTAAATGGTCAAGAAGTTAGTACCATTGGTAAGGCTGGACGCGGTCAGCTGAAAGCTACCAATATGTTCCCACTGGCACGCATTGGTTCTGCTGAGCATGGTTTTGTTGGCTATGTTGATGATGTTCGTGTAGCCACCAATGCCGACTATGCCACAACCACACCACTTGATAAAACTATTGTTAAGGCTGCATCTATTGCCAAGCTAACCAAAGACGCTGAATTGAAAACAGTGCTTGATGATGCACGTGCACTTATGCACACAACCAACCCAAGCGCTGAAGATATGAACGCTATGGTTGAGCGCTTAAATGAACGAGTTGCAAAGCTGAGCTTTAAGAAGGCAGACTACAGCGAAGTCGATGCACTGCTTGCAGCAATCCCAGCTGATTTGTCGGTATTTTCAGAGGAGTCGGTGGCAGCTTTAACAGCAGCTCGTGCAGGCGTTTCTCGTGATTTGCCGCAAAATATGCAGGACTTTGTAAACCAGTATGCAACCAATGTTAAAGATGCGATGAGAGAGCTAAAGAAGCGTTCTGTAATGGGTCCTGAGGTTCAAGGCATGACCGTTACTGCTTCGAGTGAAGAAACATCGTCAGAGACGGCTCCCGCGCGTTATGCAGTTGACGGAAATGAGTCTACATTCTGGCATTCAAAGTACAGTGCACCAGCTGACCATGCCCCCTTCTGGCTTACTTTGGCATTGCCATCGGCTCAGCCGGTACATGGCTTTACCTATGTGCCTCGTCAGGGCAGCTCTAATGGACGTATGCAGCAATACACGCTTGAGGTAAGTACTGATGGAGGGTCGAGCTTTAAGAAGGTTGCCGAGGGAACCGTTGCCGATCCAAGCCAGACTACCACGATGACCTTTGAGAAGGTTCCGGGTGTTACGCACGTCAGGCTCAATATCTTGAAGGCTCAGCCAAGCAGTAGCTTTGCCACCGCTGCAGAGCTTAAGGTTCATGCGGTAGATGAGAGTATCAATAAAACCGAGCTGAACGCCTTGATTACACAAGTAGGCACTCTCTCTGCTGATAACTATAAGGATGCGAGCTGGGAGAAGCTGCAAACTGCTTTAACCGCTGCAAGGGAAGCAAGTGCAAATGATGCAATTACTTTTGAGGCTTTAACTGGTGCCACCGATGCTCTGAGAGAGTCTTTGCTTTACTTGGTGGCTGAGAGGCCAGAGATACCTCAACCTGTTATGCATCGCGTAGTCTTTAAGGTTGATGGCGTAGCATATGGTGACCCCGTTGAGGTTGAAGATGGTGGTACGGTTTCGGCACCTGCTACTAACCCAACAAAAGAAAATCATGTGTTTAAGTACTGGGCTGTTGAGCAAGCACCTGAAGCGAACGCAGTTCGCGCGGTCCTGGCGTTCTTTAGAAGCGCTGCAGCTGACCCTGAGCCATACGACTTTAACACCCCGGTAACCGGACCATTAACGCTTTTTGCGGTGTTTAAGCCAGTGGAAAATACCAACTCCGGCAGTGGTTCGGGAGACAACAATAATACCGGCAGTAATCCGGGTGACAACAATAACACCGGCTCAGAGAACAACTCCAATACTGGTGAGAATGCTTCGGGCAACACTTCTAATCCCGGCGCCAACACAGATAACGGCTCTCATCAGGGAGGAGAACCAAACACTGATAACCCTGCTATTGGAACCAATCCAGCAGGTCACGAGCCTCAGCCAAACCCACAGGGTAATAAACCAGAGGCAAACGGCGGTGCGGATAAAACCCCTGAGAAGCCAAACAAGAAAAAGCATAAGAGCCATAAGAAGGGGCTTCCAACCACAGGTGATGTTGTTGGACTGGCAACACTTATTGGTGCAGTAGGAACAGGTGCGGTGCTTATTGGTGGCGGTGCAAAACGTAGGTGGCACTAG
- a CDS encoding discoidin domain-containing protein has product MTHGSFKAFRNTISRSAHVFAVALSLGLGLFGTNTAFATTDHGGGAVEIAATEQTVTIGNEYLSRTYSKADGSWKTTEIVNKRINKTLVPQPGSQDFVLGFDKTGLEGGTEQSNPTQKIDRTGWQASLTTSGGTAFPAAEVAKLFDDNPDTHIDDWQKNGYPISLVIDMGSVKSVGAFSYLKRPGYDFEQYGTNGTMGAYKLYVSDDGSAWRAAGSGEFTRADHNLHKVGDKFNVGDVVYGKFDQVYQTRYVKIEQLSDALGSTQEFTGSEINLFADQGTQAMPPNSQIKASDLHLERVTIDEDDNSIRAEFRPIEFAGVTYTLAHVTTMEDGAHYMNTHLEVTASDPSARAIDFIDLDRFELPTDAEGVWSIPDLSEVSSMWIGKHELMLGQPIYANGMFFGSEFPAADSDIKGNAMQMRYYSGKTIAKMAEDKQDVGADGRTFYTWKNVVGAAQGIDTSVVQTDFFSYINDIATPSKFRMQYNSWYDNMMDIDDASVARSFLGTEKGLAENGVKPLDSYVVDDGWNNYYNELNNVAPSSSAGTTHNKTGFWEFNAKFPNELYTSTSLAHKLQSSFGMWVGPQGGYNYFSGFADFLASKGTAHVTNAQWKAIDTGSRTYIKNFEKRFIDYQKRFDIDYWKWDGFALRPSTEPNNNHMVGGDNNMYFTSDMWEAWTDLMENFRSARAAEGKDLWINATCYINPSPWMLQWVNSIWVQDSGDTGQAANAGAARHQQKIYYRDHVYYNLYKRNQIQFPLKNIYNHDPIYGVSDNSQATTDVFREFLMDNAMRGTAFWELYFSPSIMDEEKFMVTADVLAWAEQNFDVLQHAKLFAADNAFAGNITDAVNGVYGFSAWTANKGIVSFVNPTATEQTYQFSLSDAMGVPRSVRNLAATQVFPYTTDAAGQAVSYGDTISVTLPAHSSKIFQYGETDTTKPEIQSVKQVSDTAVRVRFNTRMNDSVSFTVDGQAVAARLLADYRTFELTVDANKVGKQLSATHIKTAWGVAGDDATLEVATAKDISTVTSAADIQGTPFSEFAVTGTEAKMLRAEKKSVAIAEKGIVGTGDFSVRAAIATSSKSATILEQGDDWSLAIDENGYIVFTVKGESVSSKHDETRVTALATGTFGTDEHVPTQTETTTLGVVADNKLHTVQAVREMNGMLKLYVDGELVNSAYRDGTRANLAGKPVTLGSEGLAGYVGGVHVSNSARYYDDAANQAHELNIGVAERALPTDGWTATASSEQTSTAGTGGDGAAADTVDGNDATYWHSAYSGPHAQTSGVHWLKLDFGKETSFDNLVYTARSGLGNGTWQTVKIVGIAADGSETVIKDTADVTLEGREARFAFDSTQNFRAVRFEVTGKGGHASGAEIAATRNVAPTHPLESVAELMTSTRELAVGVEASAYTSDSYETFANVVHAIEALNPFNPAHEAEVAGLRAQLTRAHASLVAAPKPVVKHTVSFIADNVVVVTQEIADGEQATPVDAPAKDGWTFQYWGRAVESTPALRSMRRADTTTPVADAFVRYDFATPVHGNLRLTAVYTENEQPQPLQPGEAGNTGTGESAGENETPPTTGGSTGAGEGTNENENNPTAPGGNTGTGEGAGAQPDPHTGNADNGSGSTDAPSAGDNTGTGSSAGTENNSGGVADAGNTGNTGNTGDTGNSSNAGNTGNIGNAGNAGTAGNTGNIGSTGNTEHISSNPGTENGSGGAAHTENAGGVTTTKPAESKPGAEHTNPSKSQDEQPSKKQNQKDNNNKQHKDDKKGSKKQLPGTGDATLALIGASLAGAIAILSVAVALRRGVARH; this is encoded by the coding sequence ATGACGCATGGGTCTTTTAAAGCGTTCAGAAATACCATTTCGCGCTCTGCTCATGTTTTTGCAGTGGCGTTGTCTCTAGGTCTTGGACTGTTTGGCACAAACACTGCATTTGCAACCACCGACCACGGTGGCGGTGCAGTAGAGATTGCTGCAACAGAACAAACGGTTACCATTGGCAATGAATATCTCTCGCGTACATACTCAAAAGCAGATGGTAGCTGGAAAACAACCGAGATTGTTAATAAACGCATCAACAAGACCTTGGTGCCGCAGCCCGGTTCTCAAGATTTTGTGCTTGGTTTTGATAAAACGGGGCTAGAAGGTGGCACAGAGCAAAGTAATCCAACACAAAAGATTGATAGAACAGGCTGGCAGGCAAGTTTGACCACAAGCGGTGGCACAGCCTTCCCTGCAGCTGAGGTTGCTAAGCTTTTTGACGATAATCCAGACACACATATCGATGACTGGCAAAAAAATGGTTACCCCATCTCGCTTGTAATTGATATGGGGTCGGTTAAATCAGTTGGTGCTTTCTCCTACCTCAAGCGTCCGGGCTATGACTTTGAACAATATGGAACCAACGGCACTATGGGTGCCTATAAGCTCTATGTAAGTGATGATGGTTCTGCATGGCGTGCTGCGGGGTCAGGTGAGTTTACGCGCGCAGACCATAACCTGCATAAGGTTGGTGACAAATTTAATGTAGGCGATGTAGTGTATGGAAAGTTTGACCAGGTATATCAAACGCGCTACGTCAAAATTGAACAACTTTCAGATGCACTAGGCTCTACACAAGAGTTTACCGGTTCTGAGATTAACCTCTTTGCCGATCAGGGTACACAGGCAATGCCGCCCAATTCACAGATTAAAGCATCAGATTTGCACCTTGAGCGTGTAACTATCGATGAGGATGATAACAGCATTCGTGCTGAGTTTAGACCCATTGAGTTTGCTGGTGTCACCTATACACTGGCCCACGTGACCACCATGGAAGACGGCGCTCATTATATGAACACGCATCTTGAGGTGACAGCAAGCGACCCTTCTGCGCGCGCAATTGACTTTATCGACCTTGACCGGTTTGAGCTCCCCACTGATGCCGAAGGAGTCTGGAGTATCCCTGACCTATCTGAGGTTTCTTCTATGTGGATTGGCAAACATGAGCTTATGCTTGGTCAGCCCATCTATGCAAATGGCATGTTCTTTGGTTCTGAGTTCCCTGCAGCCGATTCAGACATTAAGGGTAATGCCATGCAAATGCGCTATTACTCTGGTAAGACTATTGCAAAAATGGCAGAGGATAAGCAAGACGTAGGTGCAGACGGCAGAACCTTCTATACATGGAAAAACGTTGTCGGTGCTGCGCAAGGCATTGATACTTCAGTCGTGCAAACCGACTTCTTCTCTTATATCAACGATATTGCAACACCGTCTAAGTTCCGCATGCAATACAACTCGTGGTACGACAATATGATGGATATTGACGACGCGAGTGTTGCTCGGTCATTCTTGGGAACAGAAAAAGGTCTTGCAGAAAATGGCGTTAAGCCGCTTGACTCCTATGTTGTTGATGATGGTTGGAATAACTATTACAACGAGCTTAACAATGTGGCCCCGTCTTCTTCTGCAGGCACAACGCACAACAAAACAGGTTTCTGGGAGTTTAATGCTAAATTCCCCAATGAGCTTTATACCTCTACATCACTAGCGCATAAACTGCAGAGCTCCTTTGGTATGTGGGTGGGTCCGCAAGGTGGCTACAACTACTTTAGCGGATTTGCTGATTTTCTTGCCTCAAAGGGCACGGCTCACGTAACTAATGCTCAATGGAAGGCAATTGATACGGGTTCGCGTACCTATATCAAGAATTTTGAAAAGCGTTTTATTGATTATCAAAAGCGTTTTGATATTGACTATTGGAAATGGGACGGCTTTGCACTGCGTCCTAGCACTGAGCCCAATAACAACCACATGGTTGGTGGAGATAACAACATGTACTTCACTTCCGATATGTGGGAGGCGTGGACTGACTTAATGGAAAACTTCCGCTCAGCGCGTGCCGCTGAGGGCAAGGATTTGTGGATTAACGCAACGTGTTACATCAATCCTTCGCCGTGGATGCTTCAGTGGGTAAACAGCATTTGGGTTCAGGATTCTGGCGATACTGGTCAGGCGGCCAACGCTGGAGCAGCGCGTCATCAGCAAAAGATTTATTATCGTGACCATGTGTATTACAACCTCTATAAGCGCAATCAAATTCAGTTCCCTCTGAAGAACATCTACAACCACGACCCAATTTATGGTGTATCCGATAACTCTCAGGCAACAACAGATGTGTTCCGCGAGTTCTTGATGGACAACGCCATGCGTGGTACGGCATTCTGGGAGCTGTATTTCTCGCCATCTATTATGGATGAAGAAAAATTTATGGTTACGGCGGACGTGCTTGCATGGGCTGAGCAAAACTTTGATGTATTGCAACATGCCAAGTTGTTTGCTGCCGATAACGCGTTTGCGGGCAATATCACTGATGCAGTTAATGGTGTATATGGCTTTTCGGCATGGACAGCAAACAAGGGTATTGTCTCGTTTGTAAACCCAACAGCTACTGAGCAGACCTATCAATTTAGCTTAAGCGATGCAATGGGTGTTCCTCGTTCGGTGCGCAATTTGGCCGCCACACAGGTATTCCCCTATACCACAGACGCAGCTGGGCAAGCAGTATCCTATGGCGACACCATCTCGGTAACTCTACCGGCGCATTCAAGCAAGATTTTCCAGTACGGCGAGACAGACACCACAAAGCCTGAGATTCAAAGCGTTAAGCAAGTAAGCGATACTGCCGTGCGGGTTCGTTTTAATACGCGCATGAATGATTCTGTAAGCTTCACTGTTGATGGACAAGCGGTTGCGGCTCGTTTGCTTGCCGATTACCGTACCTTTGAGCTGACGGTTGACGCCAACAAGGTAGGCAAGCAACTGAGTGCAACTCATATTAAGACAGCGTGGGGTGTTGCGGGTGATGATGCAACGCTTGAGGTTGCAACAGCCAAAGATATTTCAACCGTGACATCTGCTGCCGATATACAAGGCACTCCGTTCTCTGAGTTTGCTGTAACAGGAACCGAAGCAAAGATGCTTCGTGCTGAGAAGAAGTCGGTAGCCATTGCTGAGAAGGGTATCGTAGGCACAGGTGATTTCTCGGTGCGTGCCGCAATTGCCACAAGCTCTAAGAGCGCCACAATTCTTGAACAGGGCGATGACTGGTCGCTTGCTATTGACGAGAACGGCTATATTGTCTTTACCGTTAAGGGCGAGTCGGTTAGCTCAAAGCATGACGAGACGCGCGTAACTGCATTAGCTACGGGCACTTTTGGTACCGATGAACATGTACCAACCCAGACAGAAACTACAACCCTCGGTGTAGTTGCAGATAACAAGCTTCATACCGTGCAAGCTGTTCGGGAGATGAACGGCATGCTCAAGCTCTACGTTGATGGCGAGCTGGTTAACTCGGCGTATCGCGATGGTACGCGAGCCAATTTGGCGGGTAAGCCTGTAACACTGGGTAGCGAAGGCCTTGCTGGCTATGTTGGCGGCGTTCATGTTTCTAACAGCGCGCGGTACTATGATGATGCAGCTAATCAGGCACATGAGCTGAATATTGGCGTAGCTGAGCGTGCGCTTCCTACAGATGGTTGGACTGCTACTGCAAGTAGCGAGCAAACCTCAACAGCGGGAACCGGTGGTGACGGTGCAGCTGCCGACACCGTTGATGGCAACGATGCTACCTATTGGCATTCGGCATATTCTGGCCCACACGCCCAAACCAGCGGAGTTCATTGGCTCAAGCTAGACTTTGGCAAAGAAACAAGCTTTGATAATCTGGTCTATACCGCTCGTTCCGGCTTAGGAAACGGAACGTGGCAAACGGTTAAGATTGTTGGCATTGCTGCAGACGGCTCCGAGACCGTGATTAAGGACACGGCAGATGTGACATTAGAAGGACGAGAGGCACGCTTTGCATTTGACAGCACGCAAAACTTCCGCGCGGTTCGGTTTGAGGTAACCGGTAAGGGCGGACACGCATCAGGTGCTGAGATTGCTGCAACACGAAACGTTGCTCCCACTCATCCTTTGGAGTCGGTAGCTGAGCTTATGACTTCTACTCGCGAGCTTGCCGTTGGTGTTGAAGCGTCAGCGTACACTTCTGATTCGTATGAAACATTTGCCAATGTGGTGCATGCAATTGAAGCGCTCAATCCCTTTAATCCTGCTCATGAGGCAGAAGTAGCTGGTTTAAGGGCGCAGCTAACGCGTGCACACGCCTCACTTGTTGCCGCGCCAAAGCCTGTTGTTAAGCACACGGTTTCGTTTATTGCAGATAACGTAGTTGTTGTAACGCAAGAAATTGCTGATGGTGAGCAGGCAACTCCGGTGGATGCTCCAGCTAAAGACGGATGGACCTTCCAGTATTGGGGACGTGCGGTAGAGAGCACGCCTGCGTTGCGGAGCATGCGCAGAGCTGACACCACAACCCCCGTTGCTGATGCGTTTGTTCGCTATGACTTTGCAACACCAGTACATGGCAATCTCAGACTGACGGCTGTTTATACTGAGAATGAGCAGCCCCAGCCGCTGCAGCCTGGTGAGGCTGGCAATACCGGCACCGGTGAGAGTGCGGGCGAGAATGAGACTCCGCCAACGACCGGCGGCAGCACTGGAGCCGGCGAAGGCACGAACGAGAACGAGAATAATCCTACAGCGCCTGGCGGCAACACTGGTACCGGCGAGGGTGCGGGTGCTCAGCCTGACCCCCATACAGGTAACGCAGATAATGGCTCAGGTAGCACCGATGCGCCGAGCGCTGGTGATAACACAGGCACGGGTTCTAGCGCTGGCACCGAGAATAATTCTGGTGGTGTGGCTGATGCTGGTAACACCGGCAATACCGGCAACACAGGTGATACTGGAAATTCCAGCAACGCTGGTAACACTGGCAACATCGGAAACGCTGGTAATGCTGGTACCGCTGGTAATACTGGAAACATAGGCTCTACCGGTAACACCGAACATATCAGCTCTAACCCAGGAACCGAGAACGGTTCTGGTGGCGCAGCTCATACAGAAAACGCCGGCGGCGTTACTACAACCAAGCCAGCGGAGAGCAAACCTGGTGCCGAGCATACTAACCCGAGTAAATCTCAGGATGAGCAGCCTTCTAAGAAGCAAAATCAGAAGGATAACAACAATAAGCAGCATAAAGATGACAAGAAGGGCAGCAAGAAGCAGCTTCCGGGCACGGGTGATGCTACGCTCGCGCTGATTGGTGCAAGCCTTGCTGGTGCTATTGCAATTCTTTCGGTTGCTGTGGCACTGAGACGAGGAGTAGCTCGCCACTAA